The Magallana gigas chromosome 6, xbMagGiga1.1, whole genome shotgun sequence genome includes the window ataccatttaagtacatcactggctagctagttaccacaacgtttacaaaagtcgcttatacatactattctttgtcgacatatcaactattttcgtccacgatcgcctctccttggatggttatgtccagttgcatattccagcgatctcacatgctaactagttttattacgaatttttcagcacagtgaataatatcacaagctatcgcatgtattttccttttgttttcaattcagccggttcagattttaactcactatttgtgtttaatccattaattcAACTAAGTAGCTCTACATCAGCTGAAGgtgcatccattttgaatattgttgctgttgttgttttgtattcatacgcgccgcttcatttacattatttacatttttgatcaatgacacttaacatttttttatttgaaatgttttattaaatgataagaaatgaagataataatttttctattgatcgacgtatcaaagaaaaaattgactggaaaactttttcatcaatgtgctacgcgcattgatgaagttttccggtcaattttttctttgatacgtcgatcaatagaaaaattattatcttcatttcttaaatcttACTGTGCTTGTACTCATTTCAATTATATATTCGGTGTTTTTATAGCTTTGTTCGTAGTATTCATGAATTAAGAAGCGACAAAAGAGATACTGCCGGGTTTCTACAAATCAATGCAAGCTTACTATACTTAATAGTATACGATTTATGCAAATTTGCTTCACATAACGACATTGGTTGTCGGCTGATGGCGAAAGTTACAAACATTGTAAGTCTGAGCAAAACGCCTCATTATATCATGACGTCCAAAAATGCCGTGTAGTTACAATTAATCAAAACAGAACATGTTACCGAAAAGGGAAGGGGACCTAGTATTCATTTCAAAAAAGTTTGACTGTCCATGACATTTTTGCCTTTatcgtggatttcgttatttcaattttttactatGCTTTCATCTATATTCGAGGGCACTAATTTTCGTGTATTTTGTAAAACACGGTTTGAAGACACGTAGATTGTTGGACGGCTCCCCCTATACAAATTATTGTCACGTTTCTTTTGGTTACCGGTACATAGACCTTCCCAACAACAAATTCCTCGAGAGTTGCAAAGGCACTCCCCATCTttatttgttgaacaaaacaaacaaaaataaataaggtatgtattaattttttaaacaaattaagatCGAAGAAGAAATGGAAGAAATCCGCTTGATTAAATATCGTGTTCATTTTTCATAAAGAACTCGGTGTAAATTATAGAAGAATCGAATACGATCGTGCAGTTTCTAAGATTCGTTGTGAAGTTAAAACAATTTGAGTGTCCATATGACATGGCTTTGAACAATGCCCTATATATATCCCCTGTTGCTGTAACCGCACATAGAGGAGTGCGTAATCCCAAATGAGACGAGGTGAATACGTGACACTCCAATACATTAATAATCTATCATAACtctgatttattcattcatataACATAACATAACAACAGTCGGGTCTTGCTGGATTAGAGTTCAAAGCAGATACTTTTAGttctttattctaaaaaaaCCCCGgagatttttcaaattaaacacaactattttaatttaatactaAATATTCGGACATTTTTGTTAACTGTTGAAAACAAAGTACATGGCAAgttataaattaaacaaataacacTATAGTCCCTAAGCAGCCACTTCAAACGTGACATAATGCACACGTGACTAGTTGacgaaataatataaatgaaaaaaataatttatatatattgcatAGACAGAAACTAGAAACCTTGCATAttaatgtacatacatgtacatctgtgtGCATATATTGCAAAACCTAACACATCCTACGGGAACAAACTTTATAATGCaccttttaaaattgaaaagacAAAACCATAGTTTGCATCATATACTGAACAAAAgcacaaatatttacaataatattgtcaatattatatattgatattatcTGTTATTTAGCGCGCATGAAATTCTAATGACCAGTTTGACTGTCTGGATGAACAGGTTTGTTTTTACGTCtccaaatcaaatattttacttcGTGTCGGAACTTGACGTCAAAAAATCCATATATGAAAGGATTGACAACGTGGTTCAGAATGTACAGTcgatacaaaaataataatccTACAATGGCAGAGTCTGATTTAAGCCAAAACGTCTGTACGAAAATCGACTCGAGCAACATGATGACAATGCGAGGCAAGTAAGCAATTACAAACACAACTGTAATCGTCATAAACATGTACGAATATTTGTAATGCTGAAAGTGGTTCTTCATGGCTGGAATATTGGCCCTCACGAGCTCATGCGACCTCCTTTTAATGTGTTTTGGTAGTTCTTTCTCAGGGGGTTTCAAAAAGTTACTACTCACTCGCGTGCGTTCGATTGGTTGTTCTTGGTATCCGTGATCTCCATTTTTATCGTTAGTAGCACAATTTTCAAGGTTCTTACTCCGTCTGATGTCAGACACAGTGGAGACCGAGAGTTCGGGTCGAGGTACAACGTTCACACGTCTTAGAGACTTTCTGTAGGTCATGACTTTACTGTAAATAGACCTACCAATAAAGGTGTAACAGATTGTGATAATTACTATTCCCGTCACagcataaataaataagaaaacattATATCCAAAAAGAGCGCCCGCAGAGCCCTTGTTGCCACACCGATATCCCACCAGAGAAGTGTTTTCCACACTGTATCGGTCGCTAGTTACTTTAATTTCTCCGTAAAAGAAAATCGTTGGAATGGATAAAACTGCTGCGACCGCAACTGTTCCTAGCACGACCAGTCTCTTTACCTTGAGCGACCACTTTCCGATGAAAGGGCGGCAAACTTTCAAATAGCGATGAACTGCTATAACTAAAAGCAGAGTTCCTCCTGAAATAGTTGTCGTCTGGCTGAAATACCACAGGGCACGACAAAGAATATCACCAGGAAACCTCACGGGCAACAGGTTCAGGGCGAGGGCATACGACGATCCAACAACGCACGCACATGCGTCAATTCCCGCGAGGGACGGGATAAAATAACGGTCATCGCTGTTCTTTGACATACGGACCAAGTAAATGAATAGAACGAGACCATTTCCGAAAACCCCTAAAACAAGATAAAGTCCCAACACAATGTTGTTCCCGATGAGAAAGTCTGATAACTCCGAGTTCCACGCCTCAATATTCATCACTATatgttcttatttattttttgttggttGTCACTTGTGTGTCCTTGTGAAGAGGTCCCTGTACTAAGAATTAAGAGGGATCAGAGAGTATATATATGCGTGTGTTTACGATACAGTCCGACTGCTTCCTGTGTTGATGTACAAGGGTTTTTCAGGAGTTCGAATTTAACAACGAGTTCTTACAAAGTGTGTCAGTCTTGTATAGTGCATGTCCGGTTGCACTTCATATATTTAAGCCCTCTTGCCTTTCGGATTGTAACGTAACAGCGGAAATTCCCGACTGGTCGCA containing:
- the LOC136276199 gene encoding cholecystokinin receptor-like; this translates as MNIEAWNSELSDFLIGNNIVLGLYLVLGVFGNGLVLFIYLVRMSKNSDDRYFIPSLAGIDACACVVGSSYALALNLLPVRFPGDILCRALWYFSQTTTISGGTLLLVIAVHRYLKVCRPFIGKWSLKVKRLVVLGTVAVAAVLSIPTIFFYGEIKVTSDRYSVENTSLVGYRCGNKGSAGALFGYNVFLFIYAVTGIVIITICYTFIGRSIYSKVMTYRKSLRRVNVVPRPELSVSTVSDIRRSKNLENCATNDKNGDHGYQEQPIERTRVSSNFLKPPEKELPKHIKRRSHELVRANIPAMKNHFQHYKYSYMFMTITVVFVIAYLPRIVIMLLESIFVQTFWLKSDSAIVGLLFLYRLYILNHVVNPFIYGFFDVKFRHEVKYLIWRRKNKPVHPDSQTGH